The Armatimonadota bacterium DNA window CCTCGGACCTCGGACCTCGGACCTCGGACCTCGGACCTTCCTCCCCCTCCCCCCACGAACTTCCTAGCATTCCTACCGGCTTTGTGGGAACCTTCCGTAGACCTGAGGTATTCTAACTAACGTGGCTGCAAAGCCAGCGTTGAGTTCCTTCAGGCTTGCCTGAGGGGAACGGGGGAACCGATCCTTAGGGGTGAACGGGAGCGAGATGGGCTCCCAAGGGCAGCTCTTGGCCCGAACCCGACAGCTAACCCCGTAGACGTAGCGAGAGTCGAGCGAGTCCATTCAGGAGCGGGCTCGGGGGGCCGAAAGGTCTTCCGGCCGCTGCAATGGATAAGCAGGGTCCCGCATTTGCGGCCAGGGCAGTTCAGCGCTGTTCTGGGATCGCGCGACGCCGGGTCGTAACGGCTTGCGTGGAACGGGCAGTGAGCAGGCTGCTTGAGCACCTCCTGTTGAGCAGGGCCTTCTTCGAAAGAGGAAGGCCCTTTTGCTTTGAGGACTGAGTTCAAACTTGCTTTCCTGACCTAAAGCAGGCTGTCCCGGTAAACTGGCCTCCTGCGCACCTCTGCGCCTGGCCAGCCATGTCCATTCTCATCGATTCCAGCACCCGCGTCCTCATCGCCGGAATGACCGGCCGAGAGGGCACCTTTCACACCGAACAGATGATCGCCTACGGCACGAACGTTGTGGCGGGCGTAACCCCCGGCAAGGGCGGGACCACGCACCTAGGTGTGCCGGTCTTCGACACGGCGGAGGAGGCGGTGCGCGCCACCGGCGCCAACGCCGGACTCATCTTCGTGCCCGCACCGTTCGCGGCGGATTCGGTCATCGAGTGCGCGGACGCCGGGCTGCCTTTCGTGACGCTCATCACCGAGGGCGTGCCGGTCCACGACGCCGTGCGCGTGGTCAACTACCTGAAGGCCAAGGGCACGACGCGGCTGCTGGGTGGCAACTGCGCGGGGATCATCACGCCAGGCGAATGCAAGATGGGCATCATGCCAGGGCACATCTTCGCCCAGGGGCCCGTGGGTATGGTCAGCCGCTCGGGCACCTTGACCTATGAGATCGTCTGGGAGCTCACCAGCGCCGGCCTCGGCCAAACCACCTGTGTGGGTATCGGAGGCGATCCGGTTCCCGGAACGCGGTTTGTCGAAGTGATGCAGATGTTCGAGGCCGACCCCAAGACCAAGGCGGTCGTGCTCGTCGGTGAGATCGGCGGGACCGACGAGGAGGTCGCGGCGGAATACATCAAGTCGATGAGCAAGCCTGTCGTGGCGTTCATCTCCGGGCGCACGGCGCCTCCGGGCAAGCGCATGGGGCACGCGGGCGCGATCATTTCGGGCGGCAAGGGCACGCCGCAGTCGAAGGTAGACGCAATGGCCGGCGCGGGTGTGCCTGTGGCCGACAACACGAGCCAGATTCCGGGGTTGGTGAAGGCCGCGCTGGAACGGGTTGGAGCGGCAGTCTAGGGGGTTAGGTTTGAGCTCTGGGCAAGGGTATTTTCCACGTAGACGTGTAACCCATCTCGTCCCTGAGTTTTAATGCGGCCTGCAAGGAGTCGCTGTCGTGATACTCAAGGTAGGTCCAAAGAAAGAGCTTCAAGAGGCACCACTTTTGGCGCTGTGTCAAGTTGCAGACCAACACCTTGCGGTTGTGTCTTGAAAGCACTGCATCTTCGATGTTATGGTACATGCTGCCACCCAGAACCCGATCAATGGCCTCAAGGTAGGCGAGGTATGAGAGTGCGGGGCCGGCGAGCAACGAGACAGGATATAGCCAACCGATTTTCGGGAGGTCTCGGTCCGACTTGCTGCAAACCTCGCTGAACCAACGGAAGAGATCGTCGCATTCCTCACATCTATGCGGTGCGATTTCGGCACGCCCTGTGGGAGGCTTCACTGACCTCCAAGCTTCGTGGATTTGATCCATGAAGCTGGTGACAAGTACCTCACCGAAAGAACTGAAGGGCTTCCTGGTCATCTCTGTTGATTCTGAGTCAAGAAGCGATCAGGTCCCTAATTGTCCTCCAGGAAACCTTTCGATGATGGCCCTGTGAGCAGCCTCGGGGATCGATTTTGCTCCTCCCAAGATCCGTGCCCTGAGCAGCACATTGGCCACCCGCTCCAGCGTCTCCATGCGGTCGCAGGCGTCCCAAAGGTCTTTTCCGAGAGTCGCCGCGCCATGGTTGGCGAGCAGAAAGGTCTTGTGGTCCTTGAGATAAGGCGCCAGTCCTTCGGGAACTTCGTCGGTGCCCGGCATCGCGAAGGGAAGCAGCTTGACCGTGCCCAGCACCACCGCCGCCTCGGGCAGATAGCCGTCCGGGATGGTTTCGCCGGCAAGGGCGAATGCCGTTGCCGTGGGTGGGTGCGCGTGGACCACCGCCATGCAGTCGGGCCGATCCCGAAATGCCCTTAAATGAAGGCGGATTTCGCTGCTTGGCGTTCCGCCGCAGACCGGGATTCCGTCCGGTCTCAACACCACGAGCGCTTCCGGGGCCAGATCGCCTTTACACGCGCCCGAAGGTGTGCAGAGGATGTTGCCGTTGGGAAGGCGGGCACTCACGTTGCCCTCCCTGGCGCCCACCAGCCCCAGGTCGTATAGCCGCCTTCCCACACGGGACATCTCTCGTCGCATAGCCTCTTCCTTCATCATCGCCTTTCGTGCATGAGGTACCCGAAAGGGAGGGTTGCTTGCCAAACGAGGCCAAGAGCTCATGGTCGGCTCTTGCCTCTCCGCCTTTCGAACTCGAATGAGAGGACGCTGGGGACGGCTTGGGCATGGATGCCCGCGCTCCCCTCCAACTCCGCTCCCCCTCACCCGGTTCGCGGGCCTCACCGCCTCTCCCCACTGGGGAGAGGAGATTCACGGGACCCCATCGCGCATCGCACATCGCGCATCGCGTTCATCTATCCCACCGGGGTGTCCAAGTGCGCCGAGATGCCGGCGACGGCCATGTCGTCGCCTTCCATGCCCATCATCCCGTCCTCGTCCCCCATCATCCGGCCGGGGGTCTTGTCGTCGGGATCGGGCAGGGAGAGATGAACCTCGGTCCCGAATCTGGGTTTGGAGAAGGGAAGGTGGGTCCAACCCCTTGCGAGGATGTGGTGCTGGTTGGCGGCGTCTCCCTCGAACGGCGCGCCATGGTTCCAGGGAACCCACGACCGGGCGTTGCAGTAGTGGCACACATAGGCGCGCCGGAAGCGGTCGTTGGTCCGATTCGGGAACGAGCGATGGAGCACATGCCCCCCGAAAAAGAGAACGTCGCCGGGCTCCATGGGTACCGAGATCATCGGCGGGTACTTCTCCACGATATCGGTCAGACCGTTCACCTCGTCGTCCAGGTGGCTGACGTTCTCGACCTCTTTCATGCCTTCGAAGGCGCCCGCGGCGTGCACGTGCGCCGGGGCGTTTCGCGGCGGGTAGATCGGCTCATGGTTGGAGCCGGGCACGACCCAGAGGCAGCCGTTTTCCTCATCGGCGGGTTCCAGAGGCATCCATGCGCCGATGAGCGTATCGGGATAGGTGGTGATGTAGTAGGAATCTTGATGCCAGCCTTGGCCTCCGCGGCCCGGCGGGTTGAAGAAGAGCATGGACTGGAGCGCCAAGACATCGGGTCCGATGAGCGCCTCCAGGACGTCGAGCACGCGCGGATGCAGCAGGCCCCATTCGGCCGTGGGCAAAACGCGGTGCAGCATGTGGATGCGCGTAAACCTCGCCAGGAGCTCCTCCAAGGTCGCTGACTCTTGGGCGGGGTCGATGCCGGGGACCTTTTCGCGGCCGTAGAGCACGTTGTCCGCCCAGTCCCTGATTCTCTCAACGTCGGCTGGATTCACCAGGCCCTTGGCGAGCAGATAGCCGTCCCGCTGAAACGATCGGAATTGTTCGACGTGGACGCGATAGCGGTCGTCTCGTTGAGCGGCTCTTGGCTTGTACGACATCGTGCCCTCAATGATAGGCTACTTTTTGGGAGTTCTCACACTTCAACTCCTCATCCCTTCATCCCTTCATCTCCTCATCTCCCCAGAGCTCCCGCCCTCATCCCTTCACTTCTTCATCCCTTCACTTCCCAGCTCCCCTCCCCACCCCTCATCTCTTCACTTCTTCATCCCTTCACTTCCCAGCTCCCCTCCCCAACCCACATCTCTTCACTTCTTCATCCCTTCACTTCCCAGCTCCCCTCCCCAACCCCTCCCTCATTTTCGACTTCGTCAAAAACAAGGGAGGGGCTCCCTGGTCCCATCAGCCTGAAGCGGCCATGCGGGTAAGTTCACGCAATGTTCGCACTTGGCCGGTTTGCCGGGACACTGCTTCTTTTTATAGCTGCCGCACTGGCTCTTGGGCAAGAGCCCTATGTCATCGAGCAGTTCAAAGAGCGCATCGACCTGCACGCCGACGCAACGATGCGCGTCGAGGAAACCCTGCGCGTTCGGTTCAACACGGCAAAACACGGCATCTACCGGCTCATTCCCGTGGACTATCCCTCTCGCCACGGGCTGGCGCGGAGCATCATTCTGACCGGCGTCGGCGTGACCGACGAGAACGGCAACCCGCAGACGACGAAGCTCACCCGCAAGGGCCAGAATTTGGAGGTCCGGATCGGCGACGCCGAGATTCTGCTCGATGCCGGAACGGTCAAAACCTATCGCATCCAGTACACCGTCGAAGGCATGCTGAACTGGTTCGATGACCCCGAGGACTGGTCGCCGGCGGTTGAGCTTTATTGGAATCCGACCGGCAACGAGTGGGACACGACGATCCAGTCTGCCGAGGTTGAGGTTCACTATCCAAAGGTCGCGGGCGGAAAGGGCCTTCGGCTCAAAGTGTTCGCAGGACCCTACGGTTCCACCGAGCACGACGATCTGGACAAGCTGTCGAGCGGCGTTCAAGGTAGCCAGACGGCGACGGCGATGTCCATGAACGAGGACACCGTGGCCCTGGTCCGCCAGGAGCCTCTCGGCCCGTACACAGGGCTGACCTTTGTGCTCCAGATTCCATCTGCGCTGATTCCCAAGCCACCCTTCATTCGAAGCGCTCTGTTCTTTCTCAAGACGAACTTGGGGTTCCTCATTCCGTTTTTGGTCTTCCTGCCCATGTTCTTGTTCTGGAACGCCTATGGCCGCGACCCGAGGAGCCGCCCCATCGCCGTCCAGTACGATCCGCCAGACGAGCTATCCGGCGCGGAGGCAGGGACCCTGATCGACGAGCGGGCGGACCAGAGGGACCTTGCGGCTGGCATTGTCAGCCTCGCGGTCAAGGGCTATTTGACCATCACACCCACGGAGTCTGGACTGATCTTCAAGAAGCGTGGCGCCGAGATCGGGATTGTGGGCAAGGAGCACGGGCCGGAGCTCACGATCTTTGAGGGAAGCCTGTTGCGGCGGCTCGAAGCCTGTGGGCCGACCGTCACGGAAATCGACCTCCGATCGAACGTCGCTCCGGTCATTTCTGAGCTCAAGGGCAAGCTCTACGAGTCTCTGGTGGACTTGGGCTACTATCGGCAGAACCCGAACAGCGTCCGCATCGCGTGGATGGGAGGCGGAATCGCCGTGATTGTCGGTTTGGCCTTTGTGCTTACCGCTCTCACTCCCTTCCACAGCCCGTTCCCGGCGATCGTCGGCGGGATCATTGGGGCGGTGATCGTGCTGACGTTTGGCTACGGGATGCCAAGGCGCACAGTTGCCGGAGCGCGGGCCCGGGAAGGCGTGCTCGGGTTCGCTGAGTTCATGAAGCGCGCGCAGAGCAAAGAAATGCAGTGGCTCTCGGAAAAGCACCCGGACCAGGCCATGTTCGAGCGCTACTTGCCCCATGCGGTTGCTTTCGGTTGCGTCGCCCAGTGGGCGCAGGCGTTTGAGGGGATCGTCAAGGAGATGCCCTCCTGGTATGGCGGGTACCACGGGATGGGCTACAACCCGTACCTGTTCTCGAACGACTTCGTCGGGGTGACCGACTCGATGGCTTCCGCGGCTTCGACGCCTCCCCGATCCGAGGGGGCAAGCGGCGGTGGTTCCGGGTTCAGCGGCGGCGGAGGGTTCTCAGGAGGCGGCTTCGGAGGCGGAGGTGGCGGCAGTTGGTAGCCCTATTGGCGCTTTGCGTCATTCAGTCGGGGACAGCGCCTCTTGACGCAATCCTCAATGACGAAAGACTGGCGACGGCGACGGTCGGCGCCTACGTCGCCGACATTTCGGGGAAGGTGCTCTACGAGCGCAATAGTCGAAAGCTGCTGATGCCCGCCAGCAATCAGAAACTGCTGAGCACGGCGTTCGCTTTCAAGGTGTTGGGACCGGACTATAGGCCAGTGACGCGGTTTTGGAAGCTGGAAGACCGGATCGTCGTTGACGCTCCTGGTGATCCTATGATGAGCGCGCAGCAACTGCGTGATGCTGCCACCAAGCTCAAGATTGAAGGACGGCTCCCGGTCTTTGCGAAACAGGCGTTCAAGCCCATCATCCCGCCGACGTGGGAGACAGACGACCTGCCGTTCGCCTATGCGGCCCGGATTTCGGCGCTGATGGTGGACCGTGGGCTCTTTCGTGTTTACGGAGAACGCGGCGAACTGAAGGTCGAGCCCAAGGAGTTCGTGACACGCCTATTGAACGTTCCGTGGTCCAACCGCATCCAGCCGCGCGTCAGCTATGATCCCGACCTCAATCGAGTCAAGGTCGAGGGCGGGTTTCCTGACGACAAGACCCTGTTGGGGACGTTTGCGGTTCCACAGCCCGATCGGCTTGCGGCGGCCATCTTGGCGGGGCCCCTCTATGAGACGGAAGAACTCCCAAGGCGGGCGCCGGACCTGACGATTCAGGGGGAGACCATAGCCAAGATGGTGGCCGAGTGCCTTCCTCCCAGCGACAACACCATTGCTGAGTGCCTGCTTCTGATGGCAGCCGCAAAGACCCGGGTGGATCCCGACATGCCTTACCTGTTGGCGGGCGGTCTGATGAGGGACTTTCTTGTGAAGGATGTGGGCATCGACCTGCTTCAGGTGCGCTCTCAGGACGGTAGCGGCATGAGCCGCCACAACTTGGTATCTGCCGAAGCGCTTGGAAAGCTGCTGCTTTGGATGCAAAACCAGCCCTTTGGGAAGGTTTGGCGCGAGAGTTTGCCAAAACCTGGTGAAGGAACCCTGAGGAATCGCCTCAAAGGCGCCTCGTTTCAGGGTAAGACTGGCACACTTGATGCCGTTTCCGCTCTTTCTGGGTACCTGAAGCTGAAGGACGGACGGACGCTTGTGGTGTCGCTCTTGATGAACCATTACCTGTGTCCGAGCTCCGAAGCGCGGGCGATCCAGGATCGGTTTGTCCAGGCTTTGGAAGGTTTTGGCAGGACTGGCACGAGATTTGATGGTGCCGAACGTTATGAGAACCCTCGTCCCAGTTCGCTCGCTCGGGATCTTGATGGTAGTGGGGTTCACGGATTTGGTGGTCACGGCGGTGCTCTACGAACGCGGCTTGATCGTAGAGCTCAACCCACTCATGCGTCCCCTGCTGGAGCAGG harbors:
- the sucD gene encoding succinate--CoA ligase subunit alpha, which translates into the protein MSILIDSSTRVLIAGMTGREGTFHTEQMIAYGTNVVAGVTPGKGGTTHLGVPVFDTAEEAVRATGANAGLIFVPAPFAADSVIECADAGLPFVTLITEGVPVHDAVRVVNYLKAKGTTRLLGGNCAGIITPGECKMGIMPGHIFAQGPVGMVSRSGTLTYEIVWELTSAGLGQTTCVGIGGDPVPGTRFVEVMQMFEADPKTKAVVLVGEIGGTDEEVAAEYIKSMSKPVVAFISGRTAPPGKRMGHAGAIISGGKGTPQSKVDAMAGAGVPVADNTSQIPGLVKAALERVGAAV
- a CDS encoding class II aldolase/adducin family protein, whose product is MRREMSRVGRRLYDLGLVGAREGNVSARLPNGNILCTPSGACKGDLAPEALVVLRPDGIPVCGGTPSSEIRLHLRAFRDRPDCMAVVHAHPPTATAFALAGETIPDGYLPEAAVVLGTVKLLPFAMPGTDEVPEGLAPYLKDHKTFLLANHGAATLGKDLWDACDRMETLERVANVLLRARILGGAKSIPEAAHRAIIERFPGGQLGT
- a CDS encoding phytanoyl-CoA dioxygenase family protein, giving the protein MSYKPRAAQRDDRYRVHVEQFRSFQRDGYLLAKGLVNPADVERIRDWADNVLYGREKVPGIDPAQESATLEELLARFTRIHMLHRVLPTAEWGLLHPRVLDVLEALIGPDVLALQSMLFFNPPGRGGQGWHQDSYYITTYPDTLIGAWMPLEPADEENGCLWVVPGSNHEPIYPPRNAPAHVHAAGAFEGMKEVENVSHLDDEVNGLTDIVEKYPPMISVPMEPGDVLFFGGHVLHRSFPNRTNDRFRRAYVCHYCNARSWVPWNHGAPFEGDAANQHHILARGWTHLPFSKPRFGTEVHLSLPDPDDKTPGRMMGDEDGMMGMEGDDMAVAGISAHLDTPVG
- a CDS encoding DUF2207 domain-containing protein; translation: MFALGRFAGTLLLFIAAALALGQEPYVIEQFKERIDLHADATMRVEETLRVRFNTAKHGIYRLIPVDYPSRHGLARSIILTGVGVTDENGNPQTTKLTRKGQNLEVRIGDAEILLDAGTVKTYRIQYTVEGMLNWFDDPEDWSPAVELYWNPTGNEWDTTIQSAEVEVHYPKVAGGKGLRLKVFAGPYGSTEHDDLDKLSSGVQGSQTATAMSMNEDTVALVRQEPLGPYTGLTFVLQIPSALIPKPPFIRSALFFLKTNLGFLIPFLVFLPMFLFWNAYGRDPRSRPIAVQYDPPDELSGAEAGTLIDERADQRDLAAGIVSLAVKGYLTITPTESGLIFKKRGAEIGIVGKEHGPELTIFEGSLLRRLEACGPTVTEIDLRSNVAPVISELKGKLYESLVDLGYYRQNPNSVRIAWMGGGIAVIVGLAFVLTALTPFHSPFPAIVGGIIGAVIVLTFGYGMPRRTVAGARAREGVLGFAEFMKRAQSKEMQWLSEKHPDQAMFERYLPHAVAFGCVAQWAQAFEGIVKEMPSWYGGYHGMGYNPYLFSNDFVGVTDSMASAASTPPRSEGASGGGSGFSGGGGFSGGGFGGGGGGSW
- the dacB gene encoding D-alanyl-D-alanine carboxypeptidase/D-alanyl-D-alanine-endopeptidase, whose protein sequence is MVALLALCVIQSGTAPLDAILNDERLATATVGAYVADISGKVLYERNSRKLLMPASNQKLLSTAFAFKVLGPDYRPVTRFWKLEDRIVVDAPGDPMMSAQQLRDAATKLKIEGRLPVFAKQAFKPIIPPTWETDDLPFAYAARISALMVDRGLFRVYGERGELKVEPKEFVTRLLNVPWSNRIQPRVSYDPDLNRVKVEGGFPDDKTLLGTFAVPQPDRLAAAILAGPLYETEELPRRAPDLTIQGETIAKMVAECLPPSDNTIAECLLLMAAAKTRVDPDMPYLLAGGLMRDFLVKDVGIDLLQVRSQDGSGMSRHNLVSAEALGKLLLWMQNQPFGKVWRESLPKPGEGTLRNRLKGASFQGKTGTLDAVSALSGYLKLKDGRTLVVSLLMNHYLCPSSEARAIQDRFVQALEGFGRTGTRFDGAERYENPRPSSLARDLDGSGVHGFGGHGGALRTRLDRRAQPTHASPAGAGNVGLRRR